A window of the Nocardia sp. NBC_01329 genome harbors these coding sequences:
- a CDS encoding PEP-utilizing enzyme, with amino-acid sequence MTAVIRGAAEPVAPGEPRIWDDATAVQTFPGITSPLAFTIAAGIYGRVCREYARSLGVPDEQVEQTDSWTPYLLGSFHGRVYGNLLHWYRLAGIAPGYRLSRRALEDMLGATDPVPDEVAESLSPFTFDSRAHRIRSRIRTTGVFLRRAWRIEAMMRDFRTEFDRVCDRYEPGDYVHGEHAYAEYRRLDRELVLLWGPVTVLDAVVLTLMGAVVALTDSYLPEASRAFRYAAVRPGVAIGSAVESGSPGATGIDPDDYLDERLGGIRRRLYDLVRVRAARCAAHRESVRSSRARAAGILEAMIRVMAADLAARGILRDPGDIDCLTAGELRGCYDRAPMPDLGARIAERKAARAAAGGLSAPVRFSTEGAEVSDVQLTEQGWAARTAISAAHDHEVLAGTASTAGVVEGPAVVARRLRDMTPGILVAENADPAWVAALPSASALVIEHGGPLTAVATVARELGVPTVVRVPAATARLRTGMRIRVDGSTGTVTVLSGAGPE; translated from the coding sequence GTGACGGCCGTGATCCGGGGTGCCGCCGAACCGGTCGCGCCAGGGGAGCCGCGGATATGGGACGACGCCACGGCGGTGCAGACCTTTCCGGGGATCACTTCACCGTTGGCCTTCACAATCGCCGCCGGAATATACGGACGGGTGTGCCGTGAATACGCCCGCTCCCTCGGGGTGCCGGACGAGCAGGTGGAACAGACGGATTCGTGGACGCCCTACCTGCTGGGAAGCTTTCACGGCCGGGTGTACGGCAACCTGCTGCACTGGTATCGGCTGGCGGGTATCGCGCCCGGATACCGGCTGAGCCGTAGAGCGCTCGAGGACATGCTGGGCGCGACCGATCCCGTGCCGGACGAAGTCGCGGAATCGCTGTCCCCTTTCACCTTCGATTCGCGAGCCCACCGGATCCGGTCCCGGATCCGGACGACCGGGGTATTCCTGCGCCGGGCGTGGCGGATCGAGGCGATGATGCGTGATTTCCGGACCGAATTCGATCGCGTCTGCGACCGGTACGAGCCCGGTGACTACGTCCACGGCGAACACGCCTACGCGGAGTACCGGCGGCTGGACCGGGAACTGGTGTTGCTGTGGGGCCCGGTGACGGTGCTCGACGCCGTAGTTCTGACGCTCATGGGTGCTGTGGTGGCGTTGACCGATTCCTATCTACCGGAGGCGTCGCGGGCGTTCCGGTACGCCGCGGTGCGGCCTGGTGTCGCGATCGGATCCGCGGTCGAGTCCGGGTCACCGGGCGCCACCGGAATCGACCCGGACGACTACCTCGACGAGAGGCTCGGCGGGATCCGTCGCCGGCTCTACGATCTGGTGCGGGTGCGCGCGGCGCGCTGTGCCGCGCATCGGGAATCCGTCCGGTCGAGCCGGGCCCGTGCGGCAGGCATCCTCGAGGCGATGATCCGGGTGATGGCCGCCGACCTCGCCGCACGGGGGATCCTGCGTGATCCGGGCGATATCGACTGCCTGACCGCCGGTGAACTGCGTGGCTGCTACGACCGGGCGCCGATGCCTGATTTAGGGGCGCGGATCGCGGAACGTAAGGCTGCCCGCGCCGCCGCCGGCGGGCTGTCCGCCCCGGTGCGGTTCAGTACCGAAGGCGCGGAGGTATCCGATGTGCAACTGACGGAACAGGGTTGGGCGGCGCGTACCGCGATCTCGGCGGCCCACGACCACGAGGTACTCGCCGGGACCGCGTCGACCGCGGGAGTGGTCGAGGGGCCCGCGGTGGTGGCGCGGCGATTACGCGATATGACCCCCGGGATCCTCGTCGCTGAGAACGCGGACCCGGCGTGGGTGGCGGCGCTGCCGTCGGCGTCCGCCTTGGTGATCGAACACGGCGGCCCACTCACCGCGGTGGCGACCGTCGCTCGTGAACTCGGGGTGCCCACCGTGGTGCGGGTGCCCGCAGCGACCGCGAGATTGCGCACCGGAATGCGGATCCGGGTGGACGGGTCCACGGGGACGGTGACGGTGTTGTCCGGCGCGGGCCCGGAATGA
- a CDS encoding ATP-dependent DNA helicase RecQ has translation MTTAPGDTMGGADGVAGVLREDAEALLRELAGPDARLREDQWTAIEALVVGKRRALVVQRTGWGKSAVYFIAAKLLRAQGRGPTVIVSPLLALMRNQVASAQRAGVVAATINSGNVTEWDEIHQQVAAGAVDVLLVSPERLNNPDFRDQVLPRLAADAGLVVIDEAHCVSDWGHDFRPDYRRIRTLIADLGSEVPVLATTATANDRVVTDVAGQIGTDTLVLRGDLDRASLHLSVVRFDDAVERTTWLSGHLDRLPGSGIVYTLTVAGAHDLADVLNSHGHKVAAYTGQTDPAERETLETALLNNDVKALIATSALGMGFDKPDLGFVVHVGAPSSPISYYQQVGRAGRATERAEVVLLPGPEDIRIWSYFASVAFPREHVVRSVLEALDRERPQSTAALEPLVELNRSRLDMVLKVLDVDGAVRRVRGGWLGTGEPWAYDADRYERLDAARTAEQQAMLDYQRTTGCRMEFLRRQLDDPALLAAAPGTGACGRCDNCTGEHRDTTVDTAAVDATRARLDRPGIDLAPRKQWPTGMAKLGVPLSGKISEGAETGRVLGRLNSLGWGRRLRPILDGPDGPVPDEVIEACIPVLREWDWAVRPTAVLALESPTHPTLTTSLAERLAGIGRLRNLGTLHTRPDRPPVSAVNSAHRVAALHDAWEIPDLGAADGPILLVDTLTDTGWTFTVAAWALRRAGAPAVLPFALATPA, from the coding sequence ATGACGACGGCACCGGGCGACACCATGGGCGGGGCCGACGGAGTCGCCGGCGTCCTACGCGAGGACGCGGAGGCACTCCTGCGGGAGCTCGCCGGGCCGGACGCGCGATTGCGGGAGGACCAGTGGACCGCGATCGAAGCGCTGGTGGTCGGTAAACGCCGCGCGCTGGTGGTGCAGCGCACCGGATGGGGTAAATCCGCGGTGTACTTCATCGCGGCCAAGCTGCTGCGTGCCCAGGGGCGTGGGCCCACCGTCATCGTCTCGCCGCTGCTGGCCCTGATGCGCAACCAGGTCGCGTCCGCTCAGCGGGCCGGGGTCGTCGCGGCGACGATCAACTCCGGGAACGTCACCGAATGGGACGAGATCCATCAGCAGGTCGCGGCCGGTGCCGTGGATGTGCTGCTGGTCAGTCCCGAACGGCTGAACAATCCGGATTTCCGGGACCAGGTGCTGCCCCGGCTCGCCGCCGACGCCGGTCTGGTGGTGATCGACGAAGCGCACTGTGTCTCCGACTGGGGTCACGATTTCCGCCCGGACTACCGCCGTATCCGTACCCTGATCGCCGATCTCGGCAGTGAGGTACCGGTCCTGGCCACCACCGCCACCGCCAACGACCGGGTGGTCACCGATGTGGCCGGGCAGATCGGCACCGACACCCTGGTCCTGCGCGGGGACCTCGATCGCGCCTCGCTGCATCTGTCGGTGGTGCGTTTCGACGACGCGGTGGAACGCACCACCTGGCTCAGCGGTCATCTGGACCGGCTACCGGGGTCGGGGATCGTGTACACCCTGACCGTCGCCGGAGCCCACGATCTCGCCGACGTACTGAACTCGCACGGGCACAAGGTGGCCGCCTATACGGGGCAGACCGATCCGGCCGAACGCGAAACACTCGAAACCGCCCTGCTGAACAACGACGTGAAAGCGCTGATAGCGACCTCCGCACTGGGAATGGGATTCGACAAACCCGATCTGGGTTTCGTGGTCCACGTGGGCGCCCCGTCGTCGCCGATCTCCTACTACCAGCAGGTCGGCCGTGCCGGCCGTGCCACCGAACGCGCCGAGGTCGTATTGCTCCCCGGTCCCGAGGACATCCGGATCTGGAGCTACTTCGCCTCGGTGGCGTTCCCTCGCGAACATGTGGTCCGTTCCGTCCTGGAAGCGCTCGACCGGGAGCGCCCGCAGTCCACCGCGGCCCTGGAGCCGCTGGTCGAGCTCAACCGCTCCCGCCTCGACATGGTCCTGAAAGTGCTCGATGTCGACGGCGCGGTCCGCCGGGTTCGCGGCGGCTGGCTGGGCACCGGTGAGCCCTGGGCCTACGACGCCGACCGCTACGAACGGCTCGATGCCGCACGCACGGCCGAACAGCAGGCGATGCTCGACTACCAGCGCACCACCGGCTGCCGGATGGAGTTCCTGCGCCGCCAGCTCGACGATCCGGCCCTGCTCGCCGCCGCGCCCGGTACCGGCGCCTGCGGCCGCTGCGACAACTGCACCGGCGAGCATCGCGACACCACTGTCGACACCGCCGCCGTCGACGCGACCCGGGCCCGGCTCGACCGGCCGGGTATCGATCTCGCGCCCCGTAAACAGTGGCCGACCGGTATGGCGAAACTCGGTGTGCCGCTGTCGGGCAAGATCTCCGAAGGTGCCGAGACCGGCCGGGTGCTGGGCCGGCTGAATTCACTGGGCTGGGGCCGGCGGCTGCGCCCGATCCTCGACGGTCCCGACGGCCCGGTGCCGGACGAGGTGATCGAGGCGTGCATTCCCGTGCTCCGGGAATGGGACTGGGCCGTCCGGCCCACCGCGGTCCTGGCGCTGGAATCGCCCACCCATCCGACGCTCACCACCTCGCTGGCCGAGCGGCTCGCCGGAATCGGCCGGCTCCGCAATCTGGGCACCCTGCACACCCGCCCCGACCGGCCGCCGGTGTCCGCCGTCAACTCGGCCCACCGGGTCGCCGCCCTGCACGATGCGTGGGAGATCCCCGATCTCGGTGCCGCGGACGGTCCGATCCTGCTGGTGGACACCCTCACCGATACCGGCTGGACCTTCACCGTCGCGGCGTGGGCGCTGCGCCGGGCGGGGGCCCCGGCCGTTCTTCCGTTCGCCCTGGCGACCCCGGCCTGA
- a CDS encoding DoxX family protein codes for MNTVQTVTESEYAPPELDEPPPARWSWPARFAFRFGVIYCVLFSVMIGQILFVFTGFAHRHLPDNAPMWPLIAAEPLLKWVGQSVFGVDAEFHRTSGSGDQTIIWLMVFSAVVVAAAAAVLWSVLDHRRPAYPRAAAWFLTGLRLCLAGQMLFYGIAKAVPTQMPPPPLSALIQPYGEFSPMSVLWLQVGSAPVYQILLGVAELAAGLLLLVPRTATLGAMLSVVSMAQVFVLNMTFDVPVKILSFHLLVFSLILLAPQARRFADFFLLARRAEPAVQPPLFTSRRAGRIAGSVHVAIGLWLVAGVAVLGWSSWRDYGGGVPKPELYGLWEVTEFRIDGRPVPPLLTDETRWQRLVVETEGAVTWQQMDGTLVTAPAQLDAPARTLTVSASRTSSAPPAPDSAATPIATFTFARPEPDVLRLDGQLNGRPVTVDLRAGDPAAFRLNGPRFHWVQETPGL; via the coding sequence GTGAACACGGTGCAGACGGTGACCGAATCCGAGTACGCACCGCCTGAACTCGATGAGCCACCACCGGCGCGCTGGTCGTGGCCGGCTCGGTTCGCCTTCCGGTTCGGCGTGATCTATTGCGTGCTGTTCAGCGTGATGATCGGGCAGATCTTGTTCGTCTTCACCGGGTTCGCACACCGACATCTGCCCGATAACGCGCCGATGTGGCCGCTGATCGCCGCCGAGCCCTTGCTGAAATGGGTGGGGCAGTCGGTGTTCGGTGTCGACGCTGAGTTCCACCGGACCTCCGGCAGCGGCGACCAGACGATCATCTGGCTGATGGTGTTCAGCGCGGTGGTCGTGGCGGCCGCGGCGGCGGTGCTGTGGTCGGTGCTAGACCATCGCCGGCCCGCCTACCCGCGGGCAGCCGCGTGGTTTCTGACCGGGCTGCGACTGTGCCTCGCCGGGCAGATGCTGTTCTACGGGATCGCCAAAGCGGTACCGACCCAGATGCCGCCGCCCCCGCTCTCGGCGCTCATCCAGCCCTACGGTGAGTTCTCCCCGATGTCTGTGCTGTGGTTGCAGGTCGGCAGCGCGCCGGTCTACCAAATCCTGCTCGGGGTAGCGGAACTGGCCGCCGGCCTCCTGCTGCTGGTACCGCGTACAGCCACACTCGGGGCGATGCTCAGCGTGGTGAGCATGGCGCAGGTCTTCGTGCTGAACATGACCTTCGACGTCCCGGTCAAGATCCTGTCGTTCCATCTGCTGGTGTTCTCCCTGATCCTGCTCGCCCCGCAGGCCCGCCGTTTCGCGGATTTCTTCCTGCTCGCGCGCCGTGCCGAACCCGCGGTCCAACCGCCGCTGTTCACGAGTCGCCGAGCCGGCCGGATCGCCGGATCAGTTCATGTGGCGATCGGTCTCTGGCTGGTCGCCGGGGTGGCGGTGCTCGGCTGGTCCAGCTGGCGCGACTACGGCGGCGGCGTGCCGAAACCGGAGTTGTACGGCCTCTGGGAGGTCACCGAGTTCCGAATCGACGGACGACCGGTTCCACCGTTGCTCACCGACGAGACCCGTTGGCAGCGGCTGGTCGTCGAGACCGAGGGCGCGGTGACCTGGCAGCAGATGGACGGGACGCTGGTGACGGCACCGGCACAGTTGGACGCTCCCGCACGCACTCTCACGGTCAGTGCCTCCCGAACCTCCAGCGCCCCGCCTGCACCGGACTCCGCGGCCACGCCGATCGCGACCTTCACTTTCGCCCGTCCGGAACCCGATGTCCTGCGACTGGACGGGCAGTTGAACGGCCGGCCGGTGACCGTCGACCTGCGGGCGGGCGACCCCGCAGCTTTTCGGTTGAACGGTCCGCGGTTCCACTGGGTGCAGGAGACCCCGGGCCTGTAG
- a CDS encoding ESX secretion-associated protein EspG, with product MSWSLTPDEFAHVWRRADLDRIPYPLRVLESPRTESDARLLRAELAQRFPADPDLDACLRILALPHTRVIAIGGSPEPGREVRALGCVVHDRGVLAVQAPGRTREFGGPVQLSIGHSGKLGARLAALLPKAPAGRYPARSASAAAVRDTETVIQEERAAPLIRKLLYAPHTADGHIRIEAHLDRPNPPPPLHYTWLDVENDGRYLLKADENVHLVPASPEQLAAHLQKRIPG from the coding sequence GTGAGTTGGAGCCTTACCCCCGACGAATTCGCGCATGTATGGCGCCGAGCCGACCTGGACCGGATCCCCTATCCGCTGCGGGTACTCGAATCGCCGCGGACCGAAAGCGATGCCCGGCTCCTGCGCGCCGAACTCGCCCAGCGTTTCCCGGCCGACCCGGATCTCGATGCCTGCCTGCGTATTCTCGCCCTTCCGCATACCCGGGTGATCGCCATCGGCGGATCCCCCGAACCCGGCCGGGAAGTGCGGGCACTGGGCTGTGTCGTCCACGATCGGGGGGTCCTGGCTGTCCAGGCGCCCGGACGTACCCGGGAATTCGGCGGGCCGGTGCAGCTCTCCATCGGGCACAGCGGCAAACTGGGCGCCCGGCTGGCGGCACTGCTGCCGAAAGCGCCCGCCGGGCGATATCCCGCCCGTTCCGCCTCGGCCGCGGCGGTGCGGGATACCGAAACCGTCATCCAGGAGGAACGTGCCGCACCACTGATCCGGAAACTGCTGTACGCCCCGCATACTGCCGACGGGCACATCCGTATCGAAGCGCATCTCGACCGGCCGAATCCGCCACCGCCGCTGCACTACACCTGGCTCGATGTCGAGAACGACGGCCGCTATCTGCTCAAGGCCGACGAGAACGTCCACCTGGTGCCCGCCTCTCCCGAACAGCTCGCGGCGCATCTGCAGAAACGTATTCCCGGCTGA
- a CDS encoding isocitrate lyase/PEP mutase family protein, giving the protein MTTLPEKAAAFLELHRPGDPVILPTVWDAWSADLVQQAGFPALTVGSHPLANSVGKPDQEGMAFADVLGRVREITAAVEIPVSVDLESGYGVEPVALIDGLLDAGAVGFNLEDTVHKEGGRLREPQEHADLVGRLRRAADDTGVHVVVNARTDLLLAPSGDPAELVGPAIERLRLAAAAGADVLYPVGRYGPEVLSRLCAELPLPVNAVTLPEQGDKAYFAEAGAARVSFGPFLQWALATEAKRLLEPWR; this is encoded by the coding sequence GTGACCACATTGCCCGAGAAGGCCGCCGCATTCCTCGAACTCCATCGTCCCGGTGACCCGGTGATCCTGCCCACGGTCTGGGACGCCTGGTCGGCGGATCTGGTGCAGCAGGCCGGTTTTCCGGCGCTCACTGTCGGGAGCCATCCGCTCGCCAACTCGGTCGGCAAACCCGATCAGGAGGGTATGGCCTTCGCCGATGTGCTCGGTCGCGTCCGGGAGATCACCGCCGCGGTGGAGATACCGGTCTCGGTCGATCTCGAATCCGGCTACGGGGTCGAGCCGGTGGCGCTCATCGACGGGTTGCTGGACGCCGGCGCGGTCGGGTTCAACCTCGAGGACACCGTGCACAAGGAGGGTGGCCGGCTGCGCGAGCCGCAGGAGCATGCCGATCTCGTGGGTCGGCTGCGCCGGGCGGCCGACGATACCGGTGTGCATGTTGTCGTGAACGCCCGTACCGATCTGCTGCTCGCCCCGTCCGGCGATCCGGCCGAACTGGTAGGCCCCGCGATCGAACGATTGCGGTTGGCGGCCGCGGCGGGTGCCGATGTGCTGTATCCGGTCGGCCGGTACGGTCCTGAGGTACTGAGCCGTCTGTGCGCCGAACTGCCGTTGCCGGTCAACGCGGTGACGCTGCCGGAACAGGGCGACAAGGCGTATTTCGCGGAAGCCGGGGCGGCCCGGGTCAGTTTCGGTCCGTTTCTGCAGTGGGCGCTCGCCACAGAGGCGAAAAGGCTGCTCGAACCCTGGCGGTGA
- a CDS encoding Na+/H+ antiporter, translating into MHIAIGLVVLVASAAAVAALARRAGISEPLALTLAGVAASYLPFVPEVHLEPEVVLLGLLPPLLYTAAIRTSLVDFRANIGAIVSLSVGLVLFSTFAVAAVVWWLLPVPFAVAVALGAVVAPPDAVAATAVARRIGMPRRIVSILEAESLFNDATALVALRTAIAASAGAVSVWNAGGDFLLAAGGGAVVGIAVAYALALLRRRIIDPVLDTTLSFLAPFLAYLPAEEIHASGVIAVVTCGMILGHGAPVWQSAASRTAERINWGTAQFILESAVFLVIGLQVNTIVRDAWASGLDHGTLIVAAIAVLAAVMLARPVWVFGWTFLERAFGRAPEPLANPTVVSWAGMRGVVTLAAVLLLPADTPQLPVLKLLALVVVAGTLLLQGTSLSWLVRRLRLRGPSRAEDALQKANLLTQAANAGLAVLDAAVGPDTPDDVVRSLRDRVRWRTNAAWERLGRPESELATPTAEYRRLRLEMLRAERETVLRVRDAGGVDYEILQHVLARLDLEESMIDRFDEGDDEDRVETLAVPGGAAEDCAHLRSAPLVCESDRPDVCARCLAEGLTWVHLRMCLTCGNIGCCDSSPGNHAAGHYTSTSHPVIRSVEPGEAWRWCYVDELLG; encoded by the coding sequence ATGCACATCGCGATCGGCCTGGTTGTCCTGGTGGCATCGGCGGCGGCCGTGGCGGCGCTGGCCCGCCGAGCCGGGATCTCCGAACCGCTGGCGCTGACACTGGCCGGTGTCGCCGCCTCGTATCTGCCGTTCGTGCCGGAGGTGCATCTGGAGCCGGAGGTGGTGCTGCTCGGGTTGCTGCCGCCACTGCTGTACACCGCGGCCATCCGCACCTCGCTGGTCGATTTCCGGGCCAATATCGGTGCGATTGTTTCGCTGTCGGTGGGTCTGGTCCTCTTCAGTACTTTTGCGGTGGCCGCGGTCGTCTGGTGGCTGCTGCCGGTGCCGTTCGCCGTCGCGGTGGCGCTGGGAGCAGTGGTGGCGCCGCCGGACGCGGTGGCCGCGACCGCGGTGGCGCGGCGGATCGGAATGCCGCGGCGCATTGTCTCGATCCTGGAAGCCGAATCGCTGTTCAACGACGCGACCGCGCTGGTGGCGTTGCGGACCGCGATCGCCGCCTCGGCAGGTGCGGTGTCGGTGTGGAACGCCGGCGGGGATTTCCTGCTCGCCGCCGGCGGCGGCGCGGTGGTGGGGATCGCGGTCGCGTACGCGCTGGCCCTGCTGCGCCGGCGGATCATCGACCCGGTCCTGGATACGACCCTGTCCTTCCTCGCGCCGTTTCTGGCCTACCTGCCCGCCGAGGAGATCCATGCCTCCGGCGTCATCGCCGTGGTCACCTGCGGCATGATCCTCGGGCACGGTGCGCCGGTCTGGCAGAGCGCGGCTTCGCGCACCGCCGAACGCATCAACTGGGGCACCGCGCAGTTCATCCTCGAGAGCGCGGTTTTCCTTGTCATCGGGTTGCAGGTGAACACGATCGTCCGGGACGCGTGGGCGAGCGGATTGGATCACGGCACCTTGATCGTGGCCGCGATCGCGGTCCTGGCGGCGGTGATGCTGGCGCGGCCGGTGTGGGTGTTCGGCTGGACCTTCCTCGAGCGTGCCTTCGGCCGTGCCCCGGAACCGCTGGCCAACCCGACGGTGGTCTCCTGGGCCGGGATGCGCGGGGTGGTGACCCTGGCGGCGGTACTGCTGCTCCCGGCCGACACCCCGCAACTGCCGGTGCTGAAACTGCTGGCCCTGGTCGTCGTCGCGGGCACGCTGCTGCTTCAGGGAACGTCGCTGTCGTGGCTGGTGCGGCGGTTGCGTCTGCGTGGGCCCAGTCGTGCCGAGGACGCGCTGCAGAAGGCGAATCTGCTGACCCAGGCCGCCAACGCGGGACTTGCCGTACTCGACGCGGCGGTCGGCCCGGACACCCCGGATGACGTAGTGCGTTCGTTGCGCGACCGGGTGAGGTGGCGGACCAACGCGGCCTGGGAGCGGCTCGGTCGCCCGGAATCCGAACTGGCGACCCCGACCGCGGAATACCGGCGGTTGCGGCTGGAGATGTTGCGTGCCGAACGGGAGACGGTGCTGCGGGTTCGTGATGCCGGGGGCGTGGACTACGAGATCCTGCAGCATGTGCTGGCCCGGCTGGACCTGGAGGAGTCGATGATCGACAGGTTCGACGAGGGCGACGACGAGGACCGGGTCGAGACGCTGGCCGTCCCGGGCGGTGCGGCCGAGGACTGCGCGCATCTGCGGTCCGCCCCGCTCGTATGCGAATCGGACCGCCCGGATGTGTGCGCGCGGTGTCTGGCGGAGGGCCTGACCTGGGTCCATCTGCGCATGTGCCTGACCTGCGGGAATATCGGCTGCTGTGATTCCTCGCCCGGGAACCACGCGGCCGGTCACTACACGTCGACCAGCCATCCGGTGATTCGGAGCGTGGAGCCCGGTGAGGCGTGGCGCTGGTGCTACGTCGACGAACTACTCGGCTAG
- a CDS encoding Pr6Pr family membrane protein, which yields MNVRTRSTGRSGAVDITARVCHLVITLVIAAALVTQLILLFTGGADANSGRADPDAGIATRLVRLFSYFTIQSNLFVLAASVGLAIRPDRDGRLWRVVRLDALLGIAITGLVFALVLADEVHLTGAAWWANLGFHYIAPWATLAVWLVFGPRPRIDRATIAAAFVWPVAWIGYTFAHGAVTDWYPYPFLDVARDGYATALVNTLLVIVLAVVLVAVFALLDRLPTAASGTEPDIARDAAIRPGSPGRTEERPGPPPGAAPTPRR from the coding sequence GTGAACGTACGCACCAGGTCGACCGGTCGTAGCGGTGCGGTGGATATCACCGCCCGGGTCTGCCATCTCGTGATCACCTTGGTCATCGCCGCCGCGTTGGTGACGCAGCTGATACTGCTGTTCACCGGGGGCGCGGACGCGAATTCCGGGCGCGCGGACCCGGACGCCGGTATCGCGACGAGACTCGTCCGCCTGTTCAGCTATTTCACGATCCAGAGCAACCTGTTCGTGCTGGCCGCTTCGGTGGGGCTGGCGATACGTCCTGATCGCGACGGTCGGCTCTGGCGGGTGGTGCGGCTGGACGCTCTGCTGGGCATCGCGATCACCGGGCTGGTCTTCGCGCTGGTCCTCGCCGACGAGGTGCACCTCACCGGGGCGGCGTGGTGGGCGAATCTCGGTTTCCACTACATCGCGCCCTGGGCCACCCTGGCGGTGTGGCTGGTGTTCGGGCCCCGACCCCGGATCGACCGGGCCACGATCGCCGCGGCGTTCGTCTGGCCGGTGGCCTGGATCGGCTACACCTTCGCCCACGGCGCCGTGACGGACTGGTATCCGTACCCGTTCCTGGACGTCGCCCGGGACGGGTACGCCACCGCCCTGGTGAACACTCTGCTGGTGATCGTGCTCGCGGTGGTACTCGTCGCCGTCTTCGCGCTGCTCGACCGGCTCCCCACCGCCGCGAGCGGAACCGAGCCGGATATCGCGCGGGACGCGGCGATCAGGCCGGGGTCGCCAGGGCGAACGGAAGAACGGCCGGGGCCCCCGCCCGGCGCAGCGCCCACGCCGCGACGGTGA